In the genome of Saprospira sp. CCB-QB6, one region contains:
- a CDS encoding M48 family metallopeptidase yields MQKMQFWALLLFLLIGQKGWAQDFDDYRCLSASGEVPKRFLLNSAQKYELGLAQLDPGLSNKDRKTQAKFQQQTIYTIDDLLRSGKVLFGTPINDYVNKVGNRLLEHTPELKGKVDFFVIRSSAVNAFATATGVVCVNMGLLAQLENEAQLAFVLSHELMHVQKQHSLSQYEKDLAILHESKQRSLLKKADFNSALLESNSYSRELEFEADKGGLDIFLKTQYNTAALKSAFSLLNYAYLLYDTTAFDLQYFNEGSCQLDPSIFLPEDSLNAISAWVDDSENTDTLKSTHPSTLRRWEVVEGTISGKTTGDQFFIEPKAEFERIRKIARFELASYYLHNFRFEDAIYVVQLLRKEEPNSRYLREVEVQALHASSRFSMYGASSFMNSDYRRQLKTYSKIEGGQQQLYFMSSNLRAVELASLALYKAWKLHKDYPEDKYFENYYRDAIYVLQQHIPSFDKLPEAMSAAEIKAYLAKAPAAQEYPIVKVTKDSLPKALQDVKLKTLFNSYRKSYGYSDLNKGYNIARYILSDLLIDETFKSDYEQVEDYHQQLMQKDSIDQAQAEARKANKKAKEPGLGIDSVLYVNPYLLVVNTHPHLWKETNSSLDFKRRDKVLAKFYKEVYRAAKKEGLHVQTLDNRNVEELDAERYAEVATIKDWLRFRVNLDSRHHPIFNQREVDRICKKYGSPYIVTGGYIQQGYDRKINRPIQIAVAAGAASIITGAILTKVGMSKEEGNDYFGSSSALLITGVVAIVAAGYVNADLKFGIFSEQLYFSSIFNTTNSTYETIGFSNKIGIPKLGSLPRRIKNQIRKDIKRIKKQD; encoded by the coding sequence ATGCAAAAAATGCAATTCTGGGCCCTTCTTTTGTTCCTGCTTATTGGACAAAAGGGTTGGGCGCAAGATTTTGACGATTACCGCTGTCTTTCGGCTAGCGGTGAGGTCCCCAAACGTTTCTTACTCAATTCTGCGCAGAAATATGAGTTAGGATTGGCCCAACTAGATCCGGGCTTAAGCAACAAAGACCGTAAAACTCAGGCGAAATTTCAGCAACAAACTATCTACACCATTGATGATTTGCTTCGTTCGGGCAAGGTCCTTTTTGGTACGCCCATCAATGATTATGTGAACAAAGTTGGAAATCGTTTGCTGGAGCATACTCCTGAGCTCAAAGGTAAAGTAGATTTCTTTGTTATTCGCTCTTCTGCGGTGAATGCTTTTGCTACGGCCACTGGGGTGGTTTGTGTCAATATGGGCCTTTTAGCCCAGTTGGAGAATGAGGCCCAGTTGGCCTTCGTGCTTTCTCATGAATTGATGCACGTACAAAAACAACATAGCTTGAGCCAGTACGAAAAAGACTTGGCGATTCTACACGAGAGCAAGCAAAGAAGTCTGTTGAAGAAAGCAGACTTTAATAGCGCCCTCTTGGAGTCTAACTCTTATTCTAGAGAGCTCGAATTTGAAGCGGATAAAGGGGGCTTAGATATTTTCCTGAAAACCCAGTACAACACAGCAGCCCTAAAGTCAGCCTTTAGTCTACTCAATTACGCTTATTTGCTGTATGATACCACAGCTTTTGATCTTCAATATTTCAATGAGGGAAGTTGTCAGCTAGATCCCTCTATCTTTTTGCCTGAGGATAGCTTGAATGCTATTTCAGCCTGGGTAGATGATTCGGAAAATACAGATACCTTAAAAAGCACACACCCTAGCACACTTCGTCGTTGGGAGGTCGTAGAAGGGACAATTTCTGGAAAGACCACTGGCGATCAATTTTTTATTGAGCCCAAAGCAGAGTTTGAGCGCATCCGCAAAATTGCTCGTTTTGAATTGGCCTCTTACTATTTGCATAACTTCCGTTTTGAAGATGCGATTTATGTGGTTCAATTGCTCCGCAAAGAAGAGCCCAACAGTCGTTATCTCAGAGAAGTGGAAGTTCAGGCCCTGCATGCCAGCTCTCGTTTTAGTATGTATGGGGCGAGTAGTTTCATGAACAGTGATTATCGTCGCCAGCTAAAAACGTATAGCAAAATTGAGGGTGGACAACAGCAGCTTTACTTCATGAGCAGTAACCTTCGTGCAGTAGAATTGGCTAGTTTGGCCCTTTATAAGGCTTGGAAGTTGCATAAAGATTATCCAGAAGATAAATACTTTGAGAACTATTATCGGGATGCTATCTATGTGTTGCAGCAGCATATTCCTAGCTTTGATAAATTGCCTGAGGCGATGTCAGCGGCTGAAATCAAAGCCTATTTGGCCAAGGCCCCTGCCGCACAAGAGTATCCTATAGTAAAAGTAACCAAAGATAGTTTACCCAAAGCTTTGCAAGATGTAAAGCTCAAAACGCTGTTCAATAGTTATCGCAAAAGCTATGGCTATAGTGATTTGAATAAGGGCTACAACATTGCTCGCTATATACTTTCTGATCTCTTGATCGATGAGACCTTCAAAAGCGACTACGAGCAGGTAGAAGACTATCATCAGCAATTGATGCAAAAAGATTCAATTGATCAAGCTCAAGCAGAAGCTCGCAAAGCCAATAAAAAAGCCAAAGAGCCAGGTTTGGGTATTGACTCTGTTCTTTATGTTAATCCTTACCTACTAGTTGTTAATACCCATCCGCATTTATGGAAAGAAACTAACTCTAGTTTAGACTTTAAAAGACGGGATAAAGTCTTAGCAAAGTTCTATAAGGAAGTTTATAGAGCTGCAAAAAAAGAAGGTCTACATGTTCAAACATTGGATAACCGCAATGTAGAAGAGCTAGATGCAGAGCGCTATGCAGAAGTAGCCACGATTAAGGACTGGCTTCGCTTCCGTGTTAATTTAGACAGCCGCCATCATCCTATTTTTAACCAAAGAGAAGTAGACAGAATCTGTAAAAAATACGGCAGCCCTTATATTGTTACTGGGGGATATATTCAACAGGGATATGATCGCAAAATCAATAGACCTATTCAAATTGCTGTTGCGGCTGGTGCAGCCTCAATTATTACAGGGGCTATTTTGACAAAGGTAGGAATGTCCAAAGAGGAGGGGAACGATTATTTTGGGTCAAGTTCTGCTTTATTGATAACAGGAGTGGTAGCAATTGTTGCTGCTGGCTATGTCAATGCTGACCTAAAATTCGGTATTTTTAGTGAGCAGCTTTACTTTAGCTCTATTTTTAATACTACTAATTCGACCTATGAAACTATTGGTTTTTCTAATAAAATAGGGATACCTAAACTAGGTAGCCTGCCTAGAAGAATAAAAAACCAAATTCGCAAAGACATCAAACGGATCAAAAAGCAAGACTAA
- a CDS encoding patatin-like phospholipase family protein gives MVSKSLRLGFIMGGGVSLGSFSSAALCESIKQLLVYAEYEDGTGQKKPYDRIEIDVLTGSSAGAISLGIMLRGLANPRDQYSFLGYNSYPHFRQELQKEVLGQFGEAAYKMMSEYPEKFEDLLAIQGVQKIQEHIWAKEVNLDELLAQNKDKVKTQAGLLDRSYIDAMGSRYFGFPQQQPKLDHCRLLAPRVLFACTLSNLQALNLEGAANSSPFGSALNDAEVYKSHAELRCFDLNFGEVKEEFFHYYPIPWRQFHLGPDYCYQNKDQQKEMGSLLNMACWHELSASCIASAAFPLAFEPVRLRRYRHELQDRWPQALAAEDSHIFTYVDGGMFNNEPIREAMRLASYLDQLHKAGPDYDRLMLFVDPIVGEIRENFQEGSTQVLGLQRSWLTGRAKWGPRSPLARISDKLPKLVSALLHESQQGEWRKIKAVVDRFGERKKLRQYQKSQYAGRQLPAAERAELRSFVEIELGKLRQALQLPPAYLQLSQELSRILSEEQDFFADKLPWQDAQALWDSLYAYVEEQEIKAEEQAAWDLSLSFLALDLGLALVAKEQKAKIIGIAPFDFYQSETEPYNLLKLPGLGLSGFAGFASEAASRYEARYAAYCSFRILRELGYSSAPKDLMKLPPAFSLEQFDEPMLNGVRNSLLNRFSQLVPSEYQRALPFLEGFLSDSLDRFIEQNIGPKRKCISIELRLHLADNNYCLRGYNEDGQHKKNQLNAKDWAGREYIVTQVDYYPQIQRWTGPNLAPNNQLWLDRIRLFNSQEFMPLPLPELPEGHPAYLRAYPVFELDLRTETEIGAPRTIAASEWQLLPDPGSLDAAEY, from the coding sequence ATGGTATCTAAAAGTCTTCGCCTAGGTTTTATTATGGGAGGTGGCGTCTCCTTAGGCAGCTTCTCTTCAGCTGCACTCTGCGAATCGATTAAACAATTGTTGGTCTATGCCGAATATGAAGATGGAACTGGGCAAAAAAAGCCTTATGATCGCATTGAAATTGATGTCCTAACCGGCTCTAGTGCTGGAGCGATTAGTCTGGGAATTATGCTACGCGGTCTGGCCAACCCCAGAGATCAATATAGCTTTTTGGGCTACAATTCCTACCCCCACTTCCGTCAAGAATTGCAAAAGGAAGTGCTGGGCCAATTTGGAGAAGCGGCCTATAAAATGATGAGTGAATATCCCGAAAAGTTTGAGGATCTACTCGCCATTCAAGGGGTTCAAAAAATACAAGAACACATCTGGGCCAAAGAAGTCAATCTAGACGAACTACTGGCCCAAAACAAGGATAAAGTCAAAACGCAGGCAGGCCTGCTAGACCGTAGTTATATTGACGCTATGGGCAGCCGCTATTTTGGCTTCCCCCAACAACAACCCAAGCTAGACCACTGCAGACTCTTGGCCCCTAGGGTCCTCTTTGCCTGTACGCTCAGCAATTTGCAAGCGCTCAACCTAGAAGGTGCTGCCAATAGCTCGCCTTTTGGCTCGGCCCTAAACGATGCCGAGGTCTATAAATCACATGCCGAATTGCGCTGCTTCGACCTCAATTTTGGTGAGGTAAAAGAAGAGTTTTTCCACTACTACCCCATTCCTTGGCGGCAGTTTCACTTGGGCCCAGATTATTGCTACCAAAACAAAGATCAACAAAAAGAAATGGGTAGTTTGCTCAATATGGCCTGCTGGCATGAGCTCTCCGCCAGTTGTATTGCCTCTGCAGCTTTTCCCCTCGCTTTTGAACCCGTTCGCCTCCGTCGATACCGACACGAATTGCAGGATCGCTGGCCCCAAGCGCTAGCCGCCGAAGACAGCCATATTTTTACTTATGTAGATGGCGGAATGTTCAATAACGAGCCTATTCGAGAGGCCATGCGCCTAGCCAGTTATTTGGACCAACTCCATAAAGCTGGGCCAGATTACGACCGGCTCATGCTCTTTGTCGATCCTATCGTAGGCGAAATTCGAGAGAATTTCCAAGAGGGATCTACCCAAGTTCTTGGCCTTCAACGCTCTTGGCTGACGGGTAGAGCAAAATGGGGCCCCCGATCCCCCTTGGCCCGCATTAGCGACAAACTCCCTAAACTGGTCTCGGCCCTTTTACACGAATCTCAACAAGGCGAATGGCGAAAAATTAAAGCTGTTGTCGACCGCTTTGGTGAACGAAAAAAACTCCGCCAATACCAAAAATCGCAATACGCAGGCCGCCAATTGCCCGCCGCAGAACGCGCAGAATTGCGCAGTTTTGTAGAAATCGAACTAGGCAAACTGCGCCAAGCGCTCCAACTCCCCCCCGCTTACCTCCAACTGAGCCAAGAACTCAGCAGAATCTTGAGCGAGGAACAAGATTTCTTTGCCGATAAATTGCCCTGGCAAGATGCGCAAGCCCTTTGGGATAGCCTCTACGCCTATGTAGAAGAACAAGAAATTAAAGCCGAAGAACAAGCCGCTTGGGACCTTAGCCTTAGCTTTTTAGCCTTGGACCTTGGCCTAGCCTTAGTCGCCAAAGAACAAAAGGCTAAAATCATTGGTATTGCGCCCTTTGATTTCTATCAATCTGAGACAGAGCCTTATAATCTACTCAAACTGCCCGGCCTTGGCCTCTCTGGTTTTGCAGGCTTTGCTTCAGAAGCTGCTAGCCGCTACGAAGCCCGCTATGCGGCCTATTGTAGCTTCCGAATTTTACGGGAATTGGGCTATAGTAGCGCCCCCAAAGACCTCATGAAACTCCCCCCAGCCTTCTCTCTCGAGCAATTTGATGAGCCTATGCTCAATGGAGTCCGCAATTCTTTGCTCAACCGATTTTCTCAATTGGTCCCCTCCGAATATCAACGGGCACTCCCCTTCTTAGAAGGCTTTTTATCCGATAGTTTAGATCGCTTTATTGAGCAAAATATCGGTCCAAAACGCAAATGTATTAGCATCGAGCTCCGCCTGCATTTGGCCGACAATAACTACTGCCTCAGAGGCTACAACGAAGATGGCCAACACAAAAAGAACCAACTCAATGCTAAAGATTGGGCCGGCCGAGAATATATCGTCACTCAAGTCGATTACTACCCACAAATTCAACGCTGGACAGGCCCCAACCTTGCCCCCAATAACCAACTTTGGCTAGATCGTATCCGCCTGTTCAATAGCCAAGAATTTATGCCCCTCCCCTTGCCTGAATTACCTGAGGGACATCCCGCCTATCTCCGTGCTTATCCCGTTTTTGAGCTGGACCTACGCACAGAAACAGAGATTGGCGCCCCCCGAACAATTGCCGCCTCAGAATGGCAACTTTTGCCCGATCCCGGAAGTTTGGATGCCGCTGAATATTAG
- a CDS encoding leucine-rich repeat domain-containing protein, translating to MNQIIGLCLGFLLLALPSFAQQYLLSDKELEQTQIYRNLEEALANPEFVYILDLRSQGITKLPKEISKLYKLQRLYLQNNNLHKLPASVAKLENLQLLQLEKNQLTDIPKIVGKLFNLEELRLRYNSIKDISKHLGKLTKLRVLDLRDNQIRRLPETLSQLQKLEELHLGYNSIQRLPKNMGQLQSLYYLDLAGNPLYQIPMDLYRNEKITHLNLGYCQALHPVFVAEWACYLPALEELHWEGCNFEKLSEKERFEVPKLRRLYLSQSRGGKLPSFFLRLPKLEELELDEGQFKALDFAQSDLPVLQRLSLKKGLLEEVPQNIERLENLKNLNLEENAIISFSETLTKLVSLQILSLQKNKIESLPDNLDQLANLRLLELQGNPIKELPSCLGNMPQLSGLYLNNTEIPIKDIQALKEMLPYTAIQY from the coding sequence AGAGTTAGAACAAACGCAAATTTATCGCAACTTAGAGGAGGCATTAGCCAATCCAGAGTTTGTCTATATTTTGGATCTTCGTTCACAGGGAATCACAAAGTTGCCTAAGGAAATCAGTAAGTTGTATAAGTTACAGCGTTTGTATTTGCAAAATAACAACCTACATAAGTTGCCTGCTTCTGTGGCTAAGTTGGAGAACTTACAGCTCTTACAACTAGAAAAAAATCAGTTGACGGATATTCCTAAGATTGTGGGTAAGCTCTTTAATTTAGAGGAGTTGCGCTTGCGTTATAATAGCATTAAGGATATTTCTAAGCATTTGGGGAAGTTGACTAAACTTAGAGTGTTGGATCTTAGAGATAATCAGATTAGGCGTTTGCCTGAAACCTTGAGCCAGCTGCAAAAGCTAGAGGAACTACATTTGGGCTATAATAGCATTCAGCGCTTACCCAAAAATATGGGGCAACTACAATCGCTCTACTATTTGGATTTGGCGGGTAACCCGCTTTACCAAATCCCTATGGACCTCTACCGAAATGAAAAGATTACCCATCTCAATTTGGGGTATTGCCAAGCTTTACATCCTGTCTTTGTGGCCGAATGGGCTTGTTATTTACCTGCTTTAGAAGAGCTGCATTGGGAGGGCTGCAATTTTGAGAAACTTTCGGAAAAAGAGCGTTTTGAGGTGCCTAAATTGAGACGTTTATACCTGAGTCAATCTAGAGGTGGAAAATTGCCTTCTTTCTTTTTGCGCCTTCCCAAGCTAGAGGAGTTAGAATTAGATGAGGGGCAGTTTAAAGCCTTAGATTTTGCTCAATCTGATTTGCCCGTACTTCAACGGCTTTCCCTCAAAAAGGGCCTATTGGAAGAAGTCCCCCAAAATATTGAGCGCTTAGAAAATCTAAAAAATCTCAATTTGGAAGAGAATGCCATTATTAGTTTTTCGGAAACTTTGACGAAGCTTGTGAGTTTGCAAATTCTTTCTTTACAAAAGAATAAAATAGAAAGCCTTCCCGATAATTTGGACCAATTGGCCAATTTGCGGTTGTTGGAGCTGCAAGGGAATCCAATCAAAGAATTGCCTAGTTGCTTGGGCAATATGCCTCAGCTTTCTGGCCTTTATCTCAATAATACAGAAATACCGATAAAGGATATTCAAGCATTAAAAGAAATGCTGCCCTACACGGCCATTCAGTACTAG